ATGGGCGGGCTGTGGCGGGTGATGCCCGTCACGTTCCTCGTCTACCTCGTCGGTGCGGCCTCGATTACCGCTGTGCCGGGGTTCAACGGGTTCATCTCGAAGGGGATGGTGCTCGACTCCGCCCACGAGGTCCACGAGTACGTCCTCCTCCTCGACAGCGGGCTGCTCTGGTGGCTGCTCGTCCTCGGCGGCGTGGGGACGTTCATGTCGTTCATCAAGCTCGGCTACTACGTGTTCTTCCACGGCTCGGCCACGCTGTCGCCGGACGACGCCACGCCGTTCCAGACGGTCGGGATGCTGCTTGCGGCGGGCGCGTGCGTCTTCTTCGGCGTCTTCTACACCCAGCTGATCGAGCTGATGCCGTTCACCGACCTCATCCTGAGTGACGAGGTGTACTTCAAGCCGTACAGTCAGAGCCACCTGACCGAGAGCGCGGCGCTTCTGGTCGCCGGCTTCGTCGGCTTCTTCGCGCTGAAGCGGCCGCTCGGCTGGCTCGCCCACCGGATGCCGGACATCGACGCCGTCCTCTTCCCGAGCGCCTTCTACCTCGGGCGCGGTTCGGTGTGGGGCGTCACGGAGCTGTGGGCGGCCGTCGACCGCACGGTGATGGCGCTCGCGGGCGCGACGATGCGGACCGCGACCCGCCCGCGCGAGGCGCTCGCGCGCGCCGGGGTCGACACGGAGATCCGGGCCGGTATCGGTCGGAGCGTGCTGTTCTTAACGCTCGCGGCCGGGGTCGCGCTGTTCGCCTCCCTGTTGCTCTGACCGGGCGTCGAGTCGCCGGTGCCGGCGGCTCGCCCCGCCGGATCACTCGACCCCGTCACGAATTCGTCGCGCCTGTTCGCTGAGGGTCAGAAAGGCCACGGTCCCGACGAACGCGACCGCGAACCCGAGCGTCCCCCCGTCGCCCGCCCCGGTGTGGTGCGCGAAAAGCAGCGGACCCGTGCTCACGCCGAAGAGACCGACGCCGTAGCCGACCCGATCGACGCGCTCGTCGAACCGCGGCGCTTCCGCGAGCAGCGAGATGTCGAACGCGACGTAGAAGTACGCGGCCCCGGCGTAGACGGCGCCGGTTCCGAGCGATGCGGGGAGGTTCGGGACGAGCCGGGAGACGCCGGCCGCGACGAGGAGGCCGACGCCGGCCGCGAGCGGGAGGGCGCGCTTCATGGCTGTCCGGTCCGGGGGCGAGAAGGTAAAGCCCGGTGGCGACGCGGGACGGGTCGGACGGCGTCGACGAGAGGCGAGTCGAACGGCGTCGCCGCGAGATGGGTCGGACGACGGAACGGGAACGGTCGAAAAGGGAGCGGTGCGGCGTCAGTACTCCTCGTACGCGAGGTTCATCATCCACTGCGAGAAGGCGTCGGCCTGCGCGTCGACCTCCTCCTCCCCGATGAACGGCGAGAGCATGTCGCCGGCCATCAGGAGCGAGAAGTCGAGGTCCCGCGGCGCCGGCTCCAGGTAGTAGGTGTTGTGGCCGTTGTAGACGGTCTCCTCGCGCTGGATGACCCCAGACTCCTCTAAGGACTCGGCGATGCGGCTCCCCTTCCGCGAGGAGACGTCGAGTTCCTTCCAGAAGTCGCTCTGGTGGATGCCGCCGGTCTCGCGGATGAGTTCGAGACCGGCGCGCTCGTCCGCCGACAGCTCGGACTCGATTTCGGACGCGCTCATGGTTTCACACGCCCCCCGAATCGCTTAAAACTGGCTTTCCGGTCGGCCGCTCCGACCGCGCCGCACCGCCTCATCCCCGGGAGCGCGCGAAGTCGGCCGGCAGCGACACCGGTTCGGCCGGCGTCTCACAGGGCGGGCCGTCCGCGTACGCGACGGCGGGGTCCTCGCCGGTCCGGACCCGGGTGAACGACCGCGTGCCGAACTCGTCGCCGTG
The sequence above is a segment of the Halorubrum sp. 2020YC2 genome. Coding sequences within it:
- a CDS encoding MarR family transcriptional regulator is translated as MSASEIESELSADERAGLELIRETGGIHQSDFWKELDVSSRKGSRIAESLEESGVIQREETVYNGHNTYYLEPAPRDLDFSLLMAGDMLSPFIGEEEVDAQADAFSQWMMNLAYEEY